From the Nostoc sp. PCC 7107 genome, the window TGATGACCGAAGCTAGTTTTACTACAGCTGGCTATGCAATTTTTTGGAATTTTAATCGGATAGAATTGTTATCTGCTGCGGTAATTTTAACTGGTGTATTGGCTTTGAGTAAAACCAAGCATAACTGGCATCCTAACACCATTGTTTTTGCTATCATCTTGCTCACAGTCTCTCTGCTAGAAACTTACTTTTTAACTCCGAATATGTGCGCTACTGGAATTCATCTCAATTTGTTTGAAACAGCTACAGTTCCAGCATCAATGGATTTACTACACGGCGGTTACTGGATATTAGACGTAGTTAAGCTTGTGACTGGGGGAATGTTGTTAAGCCAATGCTGGCGGATACAAGTTGAATAAATAAAGATAATTGGGAGTAGGAAAAATAAAACTTCTCCACCGTTGCTGATTGAAGACTTGTTACAAAAATTGAATGTGAAAAAACCCCAGTTTTTGAGAAAAGCTGGGGTTCTCATTTTTCAGTAATAATTTAAGGTGTTGGTTCCGAGTCTGGCGATTCTTCTTTGTTAAAAAACAATAACCTTGCAGCTAGGATGGCAAAACCCACAGCCGCGATCGCTTTTAATATCCGTGTAGGTAATAATTCTGATACCGCACCCCCAGCTAATGCACCTAAAAGGCTGGTTAACAATAGTGCGCCTGCTGTACCAAAAAATATAGCCTTTTGAGATTGACCACGGCTAGAAAGTGCGATCGCCGCTAATTGGCTTTTGTCGCCTAATTCTGATAAAAAAACTGTAATAAAGCTTATTCCTAAAAGATGCCAATCCATAAATTTAGAGAGAGTAGGGAATAAATAGGGAATGTAAACTAACCTTGCAATACATCCCAAAACAGCATCACTGAAATTAACAGCAACATGACTCCGGCTGATTTTTCTACAGTTTTGGGACTGAGGCGGTTTGATATCCAACTTCCCAACAGTACACCTAGCAAACTTGTTGTGATTAGCGCAGCCCCTGAACCTAGAAAAACTAACCAAGGTGCGTGAGATTCTGCACTCATTAATAAAGTCGATAGCTGGGTTTTATCACCGATTTCTGCGAGAAATATCGTCACGAATGTTGTGCTAAAAACAACAAACGCTGATTCCCGCTTTTTGGGACTTTCAGTAATTAGAGTAGTGAGCTGAGATGTAGTATCTTCTTTTAA encodes:
- a CDS encoding DUF4149 domain-containing protein; the protein is MNTLATVAFKRSIWQPAIILTLGFWLSTSVILDWVIMPTLYLSGMMTEASFTTAGYAIFWNFNRIELLSAAVILTGVLALSKTKHNWHPNTIVFAIILLTVSLLETYFLTPNMCATGIHLNLFETATVPASMDLLHGGYWILDVVKLVTGGMLLSQCWRIQVE
- a CDS encoding TMEM165/GDT1 family protein, producing the protein MDWHLLGISFITVFLSELGDKSQLAAIALSSRGQSQKAIFFGTAGALLLTSLLGALAGGAVSELLPTRILKAIAAVGFAILAARLLFFNKEESPDSEPTP
- a CDS encoding TMEM165/GDT1 family protein produces the protein MKLDTAPVAISAKDLPELKEDTTSQLTTLITESPKKRESAFVVFSTTFVTIFLAEIGDKTQLSTLLMSAESHAPWLVFLGSGAALITTSLLGVLLGSWISNRLSPKTVEKSAGVMLLLISVMLFWDVLQG